The genome window GGCCGTGGCCAACATCAAATTGATGAGGCTGCCACTGAATGTGCCGCCATTTTGCGCCCCTttacacacattcacatacacgcacacatacatgcaaACACACTTGCAAAGCCATCAATTTTATGGGCTCATACATATTCGGTCGGGCGTAAGCCTCTCTCTTTCCTCGCTCCTCACTGCCTCCGCCTGACTCGAAATGCATTTTACGCTGCCCCATAAAACTGTGCTCATTACGGGCGCCAAATCAAAATCGAACCATGGCCACAGATCCGCAGATACCACTAAGCAGGCGAACGTAAAATTGATACATGTGTGTGGAGCACAGCGAGTCGAGTAGAGCCAAAGCACTACTCAAAAGCCGTCAGGCCATGAGGCATGGCAGGCTCAGCAAGCACCAGGCATTACGCATTCATTAAACCATCGACCACTTTTCTGTGCActcagcagcatcatcatcgacagcagcaacagaggcGAAGAGCGAGAGGCCAAGAGATTTATGTCCAGGTCGTTTGTCAGTCTCACTGCCAAAAACCCAAAATGCATGTGTTATCACTTAGAGATGCAACGCTGAAGAGGACAGAAAACTGAGGACTACAAATACCCAAAGtttgacaataaaaaaaataaataaatagaacgAACAGATTAGTCGGATTTCTTATTAAGCTCAAAGTCTCTATTGATAAGCCATTTCTGCCTTAAACAGGAATATAATTGAAGAGAGCATTGACGAAAACATTAAAGTGTCTTGTGACACTCTCGGTTTCATATTTCCATGTGTTGCTAACGCTTGAGTACAACAAGCTATCGGCATTGTTAGTGActgatttatttcatttatttattattatgtttctGATTGTTTTGTTAACCACTAGCCGCATGATTATCAGCGCTGATAACTAATTATAGTTGACTGCCGCAGATTGCAGATACTGATTAATAAACTGATACTGCTTATTAACGTCAACTAAAGCGTAGTtttcagtattattattatacaccGATTTATCGAGTACGTTCACGTAGGTTTCAAATTGTGACAGTCTGCTTAACTCAATTGTTTGTTTCAGCTACAgaatattaattgcatttaatgtgaaatcaaatttgatCTTCCAGAATCCCATTTAAATGATTCatacaaattattgaacaaaaagtattaaatCTTTTTTCTGTATAAATAATACTTGTGATGAAgctaacatttttttattatatttattaattcgaCTAAGAACAACTTATTGAAATCCGatgtcaataaataaaaagtctTGAAACATTTCGTTGATAATATTATAAcactataaattattatatgctAAAATTTGCTGTGCAGCTCCACTCACTGAAATTCCGTTATTAAATAGAATGGGTAATGTCACATTATATTTATTCCCCTGGCATCTCCGTAGTCATCGATGGAAACACTTGGTCATCTctagagagagagcgaggcaAAGTGCTCGCTTGGCTGCATAACTCATTAGCATTAATGCTGAGGTTTCCTTTTAGCAAATCTGACTGAACCGACTGACATGGCCATGAATTGTGGCTAGTAAGTAGTTGCTTGCTAAGTACAAGTAGTAAACTCAAAACGTGGGTTGTAGGTGTATGAAATAAGCCGAGCTCTTTATTCAAATACAATAACAAGTATATGTAGTTTAGTGCAAATGCTGTTTGATTGCTCCAATGCATCATAAAGACAcatagtatgtgtgtgtgtgtattatcGATTAACTATTTAAATGGTAAATTCTCTTATGTACCTATAATGGATTGACCGTGTGACGAGTACGAAGTAGCACCTAATGCGATAAACGATAGACAAACGATTAAAAActaatcaattatttaatagcCTAGATGGATGTATAGATCGTAATGAGCATGCGTGTgaatagatagagagagggaggatAAGTAACTTGGTGTTAGGAGcataaatatacatagatTGAGGATTAAGAAAGGAAAGCAGGAAGAGGAAATGGGATTAGAAAAGGAAGACGGAACAGGCTTTACAGACTAACACAACCGGACGGCGTTGAGGAGAGAGAACGCGACCAGAAGCGCTGTCACCACCCGTGCTAGTCAATCTAGGTATAGACTGGAGGACGCACCATTTGGCGAAACATTGTTCACATAGTCCAGGAACTCATCCCACTTCAATTGCCACTTGCTCAGCGCATCGTACTTGGCATCCGCACTCAGCGAACTGTATTGGATGGAGTTGAGTGCCAATTTCTTCAGCAGCCGCAGATCCGCATGCTGCGATGCAATGCCCAGGAAGGCAATGTAAAAGTCATGCGACAGTGGGGTGGCCTTCCAGAATGATGGATCATCCGAGGAGATGACAACGGGATAGCCATCAGCGAAGAATTGTGCACACGGATGATTGCGGAAATCGCTGACCAACTGCAGCACTTGATTCGACACCGGGCTGACTTCGATGGCGACGTTTAGTTTCTTGACCAGGTCCAACACAACGGGATGTTTGACCAGCCCAAATCCGTGACCAATGCGTTTTGTGCCCAGCAACAAGGCATCAATGAGATTCTCATCGGTTGTGGAACCAAACCAGTTTGTCTCACCGGCATGGAAATAGAAATCAATGTCATCGGGCACTTGCAGCAGCTGATCAATAAATACGTTCAAGGGTTTGCCCAATTCCTCTTGACCCACCAAATCGAAGCCAGCCAAGAAATCGGGATACTTCTCCtgcaaaatcaataaacaattaattgcaGTCCGAGCGAGTTGAGTGCAGTGCAAATTTACCTTAATCTCTTTAAGTGTATTGATGTAGCCCAACATGCCTTCTGTATCTGTGTTTCGGAGTGGAGCATAGATCATGCGAGAGCCAATGAAAGCGGAGTTCTCTGACTTTGACATGAATTCATTCAGAGTTTCCACATAGATGCGCACAGTGTCCAGAGGCGTATAAACAGTGCCTTCCAAATCATAGAGCTGTAATTGTAGAGGTGATATTAATACTGAAGTACTTATGTTTTTATTCTAGGTGATTTGagtgtactttatggtatattttgaatgtagtagtatatgaatataaGAAATGTAGCTTTTGgaataatttagtattattttcgTATAATactttcgtatattttaaagtagtatatcgatatacgaaatatagtattatttcattatattgatttagtagtatattttaccacgcggttttgcttttattgaaattgtataGCAGATGTCTTATAGTCAAGCACACTCTACTTTTTCGatcttaattatttttatttcaaactCACCGTTGGCAACAGGGTACGGAATTCCAGATACTGCACTCCATCAGCCAAGAATTCTTCCAGGGCCTTGTAGTAGTATTCACCCCAGACAGGTGCGTACATCAACAGACCGTCGAGGAGCGCAAAGATCTTCATGAACTTCGTCCATGCATCGTTGTTGTCCAAAAAGTCCGTGGTAGGATAAAGTGTCAGACGTTCGGACAAATATTCATCAACTGCTTCGGCTCCACGCTCCCTTCGCACATCGGAGAGCAAACTCCAATCACAGTTCTGTCCGGCATCCGTCAAAGCAGCTGGCTTTTCTTTGGCAAAACGCATGGCCTCAGCACTCAGATCGCCAGTTTGCTGGCAAATCCAAAGATCAGCCTTGTAGGTCAGTTCGATGAGGACTTTTGTGCTGGCCAAAGCCGTGTCATGAGCATGCAACACTGCGCCTTTGGGCATGTGCCTCAGCAGCTGGAACAATTCGGTCTTATTGATGGCATCCAGCACCTTGAAGATGTGCTGCGATGGATTAAACAGATGCGGCGTAATTTCTCCCTCTGCATACTCGTTGATCTTGGCCGTCATTATTGTGGCATTGGCCTGAACTTCACGTGAGTCCAGCTCCAGATCGTAGCCCAATGATCGCGACTCCTCGTAGTGGGCAAAAGCATTCCTCACCGTCTTATAAGCCTCGGGACTGGGGCGCGAAGTGCCCAACAGACTCTCCACGTGCGATGAGCTGCCCGTAGTATAAACGTACTTCGTAATGGGCAATGCTTTGGGTCGCGTGCGTGACTCAGCCAGGccaagacagagacagaggctcAGCAGAGCGATTAGATTGAAGCGTTGTTGCATTGTTTTCCCGAtctcaatttatttatgcgaTTTACTGGAGCTTCTGTTCGCGTCAATGTCCGTGGAACAACTGAGTAACTCGCACCGGACAATGTCTGATTTTGTTGTCCAATTTCGCGTGTCGTACGCTTAGTTTGCTGTTATCTAAAAacataatgaaataaaagacTAGTTCAAGTGGTTTTGGCATTATCTTTGATTTAACACGTGCTGCTTgaacattcttttttttttggcgatAGCCGCAGCTAAAAATCTGATTGAAAAAGCGTTTCCTGCGTCCACTCAGTTCTCACCCTGGCAACTGCCTTTAATCGTGACAGGCATCTTGATTTATGGCCGCGAATGACAGAGATTAGATTTCAACGTAATCCGACAAGAGCCCAATTTACTTTATTGACCAATGATGATGACTATTTACCCACTCTTAAGTATCCTTATCCGCATCTCAACAAGATTGCGATCTAATCGTCGTTCGTCGTACGTCGCACGTCAATCAATTTCATCAATTCAAGAATTATATACTAATCAATGAGAGATTGGGAAATTTGAGAGTGCTCATGGATATCTTGGGGAACTGACTAATTTATGACCGTAATATAAACTTGCTATGACGAGCAAATTTCACGTATAGTCTACATTCTTTAACTGcagtttaaatttttgaaatgtgAATCATGTGggcaaaataagaaaagtggCAGCCAACTTCTGACCAATAATTGCCTCTAtgaagaaattcaattacGAAGCTTAAGCGAACTTTAGTAGAGTAAAACTACTTTGGAATGCATTACTaacagttttaaaaataaatatgagtgAGGAAAGCACTTGCTCCTTGTACCTATTTTAATGGCCTGCCAAAATTAGCGAAACGATTTACAATCAACAAAAACGTGACAGAAACTACACAAATTGGAACCAGATAAACCTCTCCGAGTATaccagcaaaaataaaatccagCATTGAATAAAAGTTGATAGTATAGCTATATAAATTCCATAGATTTcagaacaaacaaaattgtttttcctaATAAAAATTTGGCACATTCGTTAAACTAAATAAGGGAAGTAGGGAAATACTATCAACTTTGACCCATTAAAGTTTCGATCCAATTGTTCCAACTGCATTGCCACTGAGCGTGTGCTTTACGCTTATCAATGTCATGCAATGCGCTGAACTGCAGCGAATTGATGGCCAGCTGCTTGAGCAGACGGAGATTGGCCTGCTGATTGGCAATGCCCACGAAGGTCACATAGAAATCATCAGTAAGGGGGGCGGCATTCCAAAAGCTTGGATAATCCGAGCCCACAACAATGGGATGGCCAGAGGCAATCAGAGATGCCGCCGGATGCTGACCGAAATCGTTGACATATTGTAGATAATAGTTGGAAAGCGGACACACTTCCGCCGTCATCTTCAGTAGTTTTGTTGTCCTCTGGACTTCCGGATGCTGCGGCAAATTGATTGGATTGCCAATGCGTTTGCTGCCCAACAACATGGCATCAACGAGATTTGCATGCGATTCACCAGTCGGACAACGTGATTCGCCGGCATGAAAGTAAAAGTCCAATTGCTTCGAAGCGTGCAACAATTGAACTTGTGTGCCCAGCGTTGGCTGGTGGCATTCGTCGCCAAAGCTGTTTAAATCGAAACCAACAACGAAATTCGGGAATTGTGTCTGTGTAGCAGAAAATGAGATTGAATACTTTCACTTCACTATTAGAAAGGGAAATTCGCCCCTCAAATGCTACCTGAAGAAATCGAGCATTGTCTAGATAGCTTTTCAGCTGGCTTTGACTGCTGTGACGCGCTGGAGCATAGATCAACTTCAAGCCAAAGAAATCCTCGTGATTGGTGCGGAATAGCTTGGATGCGACATAGTAAGCAGAGACCGTATCCCAGATGGTATAATTCGTATCATCCAAATCATACAACTGTGGGCAGCAGTATAGAATATAAACACATCTTTCTCTACTCTTTCACTACTCACTATTGGCAGCGCGGAGCGCAGTTCGATGTAGTTGATACCATCAGCATAGACTTCCTCGAGCATGTGCATCAACAACGAAGGAAACAAAGGGCGAAAACTAACCAATCCGTAAATGAGGCGTTGAGCACGTCTCAGGTGACCAGCCATGTGGCTAGAGTTCTTAAAGTTATGTCCATTCATAGACAACATCTTTCTCAGCTTGTGCTCATGGTGCGTTTTACCCTGACTGCGCAAATCGTCCAACAAAACCCATTGACATGCGTATTCACCTTTGGAATGCGTGTTGGGGCGACGACGTGCGAAGCGAAACTCCTCAAAGACACCATTGCGAGTCACACAAGTCCACAGATCCGGATGATAGGTACGATTGATCAGCAATTCTGTGTTGAACAAACCAAAGTCGTGAACATGCAACAATCCACCTTTTGGCATCGCACGCAGCACAGTATAAAGATCGGTTTCATTGATCTTGTAACTGCTAAGATAGTATGACCTTAGCTGATAATCGTTCCATATGTGATGCACATCCTCGTCGTTCTGCTTGATGGCCAACAGGCGATCGTTGGCCAGTCCTTCGAGTGCCGACAACTTCAATTTGCCGCCCAGGCGACGACGCTGTTCGACCAGCATGAAATCCCGTCGCATATGGGCGAAACGTTGTTCCAGCGAGCAGGAGTAATAATCTAAACTGAGATAGATTGTCCAGAGCAGTGCGAGGACGACGGTGCTCACCAGCATGACAAGACTCAGATGCCAGCACAACGAATTATATTTGGTGCTACGACCACGATGGTTTGCCTCatcggtgttgttgttgtcgctgatgTTGCagcaaagttgttgttgttgtgctgctgctgcattctGGGACAAATCTCGCAGCGGATATTTGTAGACATCGTCGCACTTTTGCGACTCAACACTGCGTGTTGCCATCGCCAAGTTGAGAATTTTGAACAGGCCGAAATAGTTGATTTTTGAGAAATCGAGTGAAATTTTATTACTCCGAATTTTTGTGCTAAACACAAATCATGACTGACTAAAGTAGCCTTAAATTCCTATTGATGTAAAAAAAGCAACTCTAGCATTGTGATCTGTGTTTTGTTCAGCATGTAACTCTCTCATTTACTGCCCGCTGCAACTTCTAGTCCTACCATATGTTCTGGTACTTATCGTTGCTTTTAAAAATAGCACCCAGAACTCTGCACTTCATATGCGATAAAAAACAATCGCAATGCCATATGAAGCGCAGCACTAAAGAAGCGCGGGGGGTCGAAGAGCACAAAGCAAAGAGCGAGGAATGAGGAATGAGGAGCGAGTAACGAGGAGCGACCCATATCCCGCTTCAAGAACGCACTTTGAGCGGGCGTTCGCCTGGCCAGGggttgcatttatttttgtagcgCAGCGAATACACCACCACCAACAGCGGCACAGTGGTACGAATGCAATTGGATGGCACTTGAAACTCATTTTATGTGAGAAATGCGAAATGATTatatgaaaaaatgtatatagtaGTTTTCTATACTAGCTTAAGTGTTTTACTGTATTTTATATCTTTGAATTCGAAACCCATGATATTATGGAGGCATACACTTCTAACGTTTTATATAATTGTACTACAACATTTCTTTTAATCGATGTTAAGACATCTGTTAGTTTTAATGGTtaatactttataaatatttcacatGCGATTCtgatatgtatttatttttaaataaaataaatcatttttgaattcaatttttctgtttaatatttttaaggaAACTGttagttttataaaaatatcagCAAACCATtagatttaattatttcaaatttagaaatattatatgtttcGTCATGTCTCGTTTTTTTctcttataataataatttaaaaccgCAAATGTTCTCAATTTAACATttctataaaaagaaaactgtgaaacaataaataattataataaacttCAAATTTATAAGACGATAATgtgatatttatataaattacaaaaataaagaaaattccaCAAAGAATtagtacaaaaataataaaagtaatttctTAAGAAATCAATATTGTTCGTACAATTATTTGATATAATCTTTTAAACcttatagatttttttttgtttcttaatttcttaataatacaatagatgttcatttgaaaatgtaaagtaatcttttttttttgcattatgCTTTATCTTCAAAAAAGAGCGCTTACACCCCACTGTGCGGTatgttgttggtggtgttgaTGTCGAACTCATCGTACGCCTCACTCACAGCTGGAGCGGCAAACTGCTTTGAGTTTGTTATTGTGGTAGTTGAGCGAGcgacagcaactgcagctgactgcgactgcgactcagactgagactgagactgtgATTCAAAACAGGGGTGCGGATTGTTGTGCCGGGCCAGAGTATTGGCCACGCAGTGAGTCAGTTGACAACGTCGAGTTATCGAGAGAGCACACAGAACACACAAACAGAATGCAGCTAAGGCGGCAAGGTAAAGTGCACAAAATGCGAATGCTAACTAAATAGCCTACTACTGACATAATGTTTGTTGCAGAAGCTGCAGCTGGAACAACGCTGACAACACTCAACGATGATTGCCTGCTGTTGATCTGTGGCCAAATCCCAATTAGAGACCAATTCATGCTCATGCAGTTGGGTGGACGATTCGAGCAGCTGGTGCTGCATATTTGGCAACGCAAATACGCCGATGAGTTCGATTGGCAACTGGAGCCGCAATTAAAGTTGCTAAGCGCCAGCGAGCAGAGTCAACTGCTGACACACATGGCTGGCATGACACGAGCACTGCTTAATCTCGACGCCAGCACCGAGGGACTACAGCACTGGCTGACGATCCGAGGTGGAGAAGCAGCAGgtaaacaacagcagcaattgaGCGACATACAGCGGATAAGCTTTGCGCAATGTAACGCGATGCTGTTGGAACAATTGCCGCGTGTTGTTGTCGCACCGAACATTGTCCAGTTGCAACTTGGCGCCTGTTTGGGTATAACGCCCGCGGATCTGGTCACACTCTTTGCCCAGCTGAGGCAACTAACGGTGTTCGAGCTGTTGCCAGGCGGCCGAAACAGTGGCTGCTTGTGCAGCACAACTCCAGTTTCAATTGCTGAGTTGGCCAACGTGGCATATTGTCAAACATTGCAGTGCCTGAAATTGCCATCGTGCGCGGTGCGTGCAACTGCCACGGAAATTGCACGGCTGCCACAGCTGCGGCAATTGACAGGCTTCCTTTGCTGCAGTCGCGACATCGTCGCCGACGCTGACAAAGGCAAGGCAAATGCTGTCggtgctgttgttggcgcTGCTGTGGCCACAGCTACCATATCCGCCTGCCTCGCGGCGTTGCAAGTTGATAGGGATGCGattgaggatgaggatgaggagaGTGAAGCAACAGcggatgacgatgacgatgacgatgccgCTGTCGCCTGTCAAATTGTGGCATTGAATTTGCAATGTCAACTGGATGGCAGCTTGCTGCGAGTGCTGCAAGGCCACTTGAGAGTGCTGCGACTGCATCGATTCGCATGGCACTCACAGTTGATGGTGCACTATGATGCGACCGATGGCAGCATCAAGTGGCTGCCACAGCAGCCGCAAGTGGCGCGTGCGTTGCTCCACTTCATTGTCAGTCAGGCGGCGAGTTTGCATGAATTGGATTTCACGCGTAATGtgcatgccacgcccacatttCTAGCACAGCTCGATGAGCATTTCTTGCACCATTCACCCAACGCTCGCAAGGTGGCGCATCAGTTGGCCGTGTGGCACGATGGCTGCCCCAGGCTGCAGATGTCAAACGAGCAGCACGAtacaattgccaattgcattGGCAATCGAgagtgcaacaacaataacgattTGGCCTTTGTACACTTTGAGCTGCAGCATTTGGCTAATGAAAAGACgatctgctgctgttgatgccaACATGATTGAGCGAGGGGCGAGAATAGAGAGTATTAAAGTTACCAAAGACAACGGATGAAAATGGATTAgcatttaagaaaatatatatatttatgtagttaaaaatattgatagaGAATCtcactataaaaataaataaatttaaacaaaaaccCACACATTTTATCTTGTTTTCGTGCATAAGAATGTCAACTAGTATGTGAGCTTGTTAATCACAGAGGAGCGGTGAGGAAAGCTAAATAACCACATTAATTCAACATcatatttgtttaacaaaattaaacaatattttatattctgtGGTAAAATGCGAGTacatttttgtgcattttatatactctataatgaaatatttaaccTAATATTGGTTTTGAATAATCACATTAAAACTCTTTTTCTAAGAGCAAtaatagttattatattaaattcattttgaagCCATAAACTAGTTTCGATATATAAGAGAAATCATATTAAGCTTTGATTAAGTTAGCAACATGTGAagcaaaaattttataaaatatatttcaacacATTTCGACAGTTGTAAACATTGTatcttttgcttattttatcgaagattttataattttttatgtcAAAATCtattaattgtatttcttttacATATTACTGGTAAAATGTGCAACGAAGTTGACAATAGTTGATTTCAACTTTGTAAGATTTTAATATACTTGTAATATAACGCTTTGGGACTATTTTTTATCAACGGGtgttttatcaaatttttaaaaatagagTGCATGTAAGTGGAGtgatgataataaaataacgataataaaaaaacgacACTTAGAAATTCTGTTGTGGTGCCTGATGCACTGCTCATCGCGCTCAATCGATATCTGAATGTGCAGCGAGATCGCAACGCTGCAACTTGCGACTCGGATCAGGATCTATGTGACTGTGAAAGTAGAATGCGATCCAATCCAGCGAATgctgcagcatcagcagctgtTAAGACGCCACAACAATTAATAAATCCTACACAAGGAAGCTCAAATGATACGAGGGTTAGCTTGAAATATCTACAAAAATGGTCTTTACTTCTACTTAACGATTTTCTGTAGTCACCACAAGTATGGAACACAATGCAGCTGCATCAGAGACACCGCGATCCAATATTGAATACTCGCGATAATCCGCATAATCGAAGATCTTCGAGTGCGCCTTCAGGCGGCTCTCGTGATTGTCAAAGAGGTGCCGATAAATTTGTGAGTAATTTGTTcttataatatagtatattgtgcGTAGTCTGCTTTTATAAATAAGCTAATTTCAGTGCCATACGGTTCAGCCAACCAACCACAATTACTTGGGTTTGCAGCCTAATGAAAAACCTGTAAGTTGCTACTAAATgactaataaaaatacatataacatataatataaataaaattagaagtaagaaagctgcagtcgagtggtTCTTGCAGCGAGATTTCCGCTAccgaataaaagcaaaacaaaaaaaaaatttagaaagtatatactgaaaaaatacaaaaattgccacgatgtatattttgtactatgtacattgaaaatgtaccatagattaaaaatatacaacctttaaatactaaaaatactaaaatataccgtaataATATgctactacattcaaaatataccatataattaATCATAACTGAGATGGTCAATCGAACCGATTAATATCTTACTATTTACTAAAGGTATTGTTTTGTGCTTTGGCTTGCtattcattttttcaatttggatgatttatcatataatatt of Drosophila nasuta strain 15112-1781.00 chromosome 3, ASM2355853v1, whole genome shotgun sequence contains these proteins:
- the LOC132788424 gene encoding adenosine deaminase 2, whose protein sequence is MQQRFNLIALLSLCLCLGLAESRTRPKALPITKYVYTTGSSSHVESLLGTSRPSPEAYKTVRNAFAHYEESRSLGYDLELDSREVQANATIMTAKINEYAEGEITPHLFNPSQHIFKVLDAINKTELFQLLRHMPKGAVLHAHDTALASTKVLIELTYKADLWICQQTGDLSAEAMRFAKEKPAALTDAGQNCDWSLLSDVRRERGAEAVDEYLSERLTLYPTTDFLDNNDAWTKFMKIFALLDGLLMYAPVWGEYYYKALEEFLADGVQYLEFRTLLPTLYDLEGTVYTPLDTVRIYVETLNEFMSKSENSAFIGSRMIYAPLRNTDTEGMLGYINTLKEIKEKYPDFLAGFDLVGQEELGKPLNVFIDQLLQVPDDIDFYFHAGETNWFGSTTDENLIDALLLGTKRIGHGFGLVKHPVVLDLVKKLNVAIEVSPVSNQVLQLVSDFRNHPCAQFFADGYPVVISSDDPSFWKATPLSHDFYIAFLGIASQHADLRLLKKLALNSIQYSSLSADAKYDALSKWQLKWDEFLDYVNNVSPNGATSYSSHGQSIIGT
- the LOC132788423 gene encoding adenosine deaminase 2 yields the protein MATRSVESQKCDDVYKYPLRDLSQNAAAAQQQQLCCNISDNNNTDEANHRGRSTKYNSLCWHLSLVMLVSTVVLALLWTIYLSLDYYSCSLEQRFAHMRRDFMLVEQRRRLGGKLKLSALEGLANDRLLAIKQNDEDVHHIWNDYQLRSYYLSSYKINETDLYTVLRAMPKGGLLHVHDFGLFNTELLINRTYHPDLWTCVTRNGVFEEFRFARRRPNTHSKGEYACQWVLLDDLRSQGKTHHEHKLRKMLSMNGHNFKNSSHMAGHLRRAQRLIYGLVSFRPLFPSLLMHMLEEVYADGINYIELRSALPILYDLDDTNYTIWDTVSAYYVASKLFRTNHEDFFGLKLIYAPARHSSQSQLKSYLDNARFLQTQFPNFVVGFDLNSFGDECHQPTLGTQVQLLHASKQLDFYFHAGESRCPTGESHANLVDAMLLGSKRIGNPINLPQHPEVQRTTKLLKMTAEVCPLSNYYLQYVNDFGQHPAASLIASGHPIVVGSDYPSFWNAAPLTDDFYVTFVGIANQQANLRLLKQLAINSLQFSALHDIDKRKAHAQWQCSWNNWIETLMGQS
- the LOC132790482 gene encoding uncharacterized protein LOC132790482, with the translated sequence MQLRRQEAAAGTTLTTLNDDCLLLICGQIPIRDQFMLMQLGGRFEQLVLHIWQRKYADEFDWQLEPQLKLLSASEQSQLLTHMAGMTRALLNLDASTEGLQHWLTIRGGEAAGKQQQQLSDIQRISFAQCNAMLLEQLPRVVVAPNIVQLQLGACLGITPADLVTLFAQLRQLTVFELLPGGRNSGCLCSTTPVSIAELANVAYCQTLQCLKLPSCAVRATATEIARLPQLRQLTGFLCCSRDIVADADKGKANAVGAVVGAAVATATISACLAALQVDRDAIEDEDEESEATADDDDDDDAAVACQIVALNLQCQLDGSLLRVLQGHLRVLRLHRFAWHSQLMVHYDATDGSIKWLPQQPQVARALLHFIVSQAASLHELDFTRNVHATPTFLAQLDEHFLHHSPNARKVAHQLAVWHDGCPRLQMSNEQHDTIANCIGNRECNNNNDLAFVHFELQHLANEKTICCC